Proteins co-encoded in one Haloarcula pelagica genomic window:
- a CDS encoding DUF7545 family protein: MASDTVTLTIETADATDELTVPSGLLEILREQPDETDPQVVGDIAMFGLAQRIHGAVHHGQGEVDDEIAALEESTLELFEERFGASFGELTGHDH, translated from the coding sequence ATGGCATCCGACACTGTCACACTCACTATCGAGACAGCCGACGCGACCGACGAACTGACCGTCCCCAGCGGCCTGCTGGAGATCCTCCGCGAACAACCCGACGAGACCGACCCGCAGGTCGTGGGCGACATCGCGATGTTCGGCCTGGCCCAGCGGATCCACGGGGCCGTCCACCACGGGCAGGGCGAAGTCGACGACGAGATCGCCGCCCTGGAGGAGAGTACGCTGGAGCTCTTCGAGGAGCGGTTCGGTGCCTCCTTCGGCGAACTGACCGGGCACGACCACTGA
- a CDS encoding ArsR/SmtB family transcription factor — translation MEAVLWYVLTSTRGGENRIRILRTIDERPRNANKLAEKLDLDYKTVRHHLDVLAENDIVADSGDDYGAVYLPSDRVRNYWDTVEEIMETVE, via the coding sequence ATGGAGGCCGTCCTATGGTACGTGCTGACGAGTACGCGGGGCGGCGAGAACCGCATCCGTATCCTTCGTACCATCGACGAGCGGCCACGCAACGCCAACAAACTGGCCGAGAAATTGGATCTGGACTACAAGACGGTCCGACACCACCTCGACGTACTGGCGGAAAACGACATCGTCGCCGACAGCGGTGACGACTACGGGGCCGTCTATCTGCCCTCCGACCGTGTCCGGAACTACTGGGACACGGTCGAGGAGATCATGGAGACAGTGGAGTGA
- a CDS encoding DUF357 domain-containing protein, translated as MAADLDEKTDRYEGLLAEAVDAAEIAPPEGTPMHDGAQECEEMARSYLEDGRHFRENDDPVNALAAFSYGHAWLDAGARIGLFDVPEEGHLFTQ; from the coding sequence ATGGCCGCCGACCTGGACGAGAAGACCGACCGCTACGAGGGACTGCTCGCCGAGGCCGTCGACGCGGCGGAGATCGCGCCGCCGGAGGGGACACCGATGCACGACGGCGCACAGGAGTGTGAAGAGATGGCACGGTCCTACCTCGAAGACGGGCGCCACTTCCGGGAGAACGACGATCCGGTCAACGCCCTGGCGGCGTTCTCCTACGGGCACGCGTGGCTCGATGCCGGGGCCCGGATCGGGCTGTTCGACGTTCCGGAAGAGGGTCACCTGTTCACGCAGTGA
- a CDS encoding UPF0058 family protein, whose translation MKKQELIHLHGLLAQVQNHYEHESGDEVEHDEYATLGVKPTSIHKSKTDHKAAVFAIAKGITSEMTADEKEPVSAAAD comes from the coding sequence ATGAAGAAGCAGGAGCTCATTCATCTCCACGGCCTGCTTGCACAGGTACAGAACCACTACGAACACGAGTCCGGAGACGAGGTCGAACACGACGAATACGCGACACTGGGCGTCAAGCCTACTTCTATCCACAAGTCGAAGACGGACCACAAGGCGGCCGTCTTCGCCATCGCGAAGGGGATCACCTCGGAGATGACTGCAGACGAGAAAGAGCCTGTTTCCGCCGCTGCGGACTAA
- a CDS encoding Single-stranded DNA binding protein: MSLEAHAEELASDLGVDKEEVKRDLENLVNYSVPMDEAKQSLRRKYGDGDTDGGAPSSKAIGEVTTDDSNVTVTAVVLTTGRRSIQYNGEQHVIREGELADETGRISYTAWDGFDGDLEPGQTVQFGNAGVREWDGHPELNLGESTNASVVDERLDIDAEVGGEATLSALEPGDRGVTVEVLVLECEQKVIDGRDGETTILSGVLGDGSGRLPFTDWDPHDAIEAGASVRIEETFVREFRGAPSVNVSEFSTVTPLSTPVEVADDAPRLPIREAVESGGLFDVELTGNVIEIRDGSGLIERCPECGRVIQNGQCRSHGAVEGEDDLRTKAILDDGTGTVTVILGDDLTAQIYGGDLDDARDHARDAMDKEVVADRIAQRVVGREYVVRGSLSVDEYGANLNADTFAEADDDPAERASALLREAQP, translated from the coding sequence ATGTCTCTCGAAGCTCATGCCGAGGAACTCGCCTCCGACCTCGGCGTCGACAAAGAGGAGGTCAAACGCGACCTGGAGAACCTGGTGAACTACTCGGTCCCGATGGACGAGGCCAAACAGAGCCTCAGGCGGAAGTACGGCGACGGCGACACCGACGGGGGTGCCCCGTCGAGCAAGGCGATCGGCGAGGTCACGACCGACGACTCCAACGTCACTGTGACCGCTGTCGTCCTCACCACCGGGCGCCGGTCGATCCAGTACAACGGCGAACAACACGTCATCCGCGAGGGCGAACTGGCCGACGAGACCGGCCGGATCTCCTATACCGCCTGGGACGGGTTCGACGGCGACCTCGAACCCGGCCAGACCGTCCAGTTCGGCAACGCCGGCGTCCGGGAGTGGGACGGCCACCCGGAACTGAACCTCGGAGAGAGCACCAACGCCAGCGTCGTCGACGAGAGGCTCGATATCGACGCCGAGGTCGGCGGCGAGGCGACGCTTTCGGCCCTGGAGCCGGGCGACCGCGGTGTCACCGTCGAGGTCCTGGTACTGGAGTGCGAGCAGAAAGTCATCGACGGCCGGGACGGGGAGACGACGATCCTCAGCGGCGTCCTCGGCGACGGGAGCGGCCGGCTCCCGTTTACCGACTGGGACCCACACGACGCCATCGAGGCGGGCGCGTCGGTCCGGATCGAGGAGACGTTCGTCCGGGAGTTCCGGGGCGCGCCGTCGGTGAACGTCTCGGAGTTCTCGACGGTGACGCCCCTGTCGACACCAGTCGAGGTGGCAGACGACGCGCCGCGACTGCCGATCCGCGAGGCAGTCGAGAGCGGCGGCCTCTTCGACGTGGAACTGACCGGCAACGTCATCGAGATTCGTGACGGCTCGGGCCTGATCGAGCGCTGTCCCGAGTGTGGCCGGGTCATCCAGAACGGCCAGTGTCGCTCCCACGGCGCCGTCGAGGGCGAGGACGACCTGCGGACGAAAGCCATCCTCGACGACGGCACCGGGACGGTGACCGTCATCCTGGGCGACGACCTCACCGCTCAGATCTACGGCGGTGACCTCGACGACGCCCGCGACCACGCCCGGGACGCCATGGACAAAGAGGTCGTCGCAGACCGGATCGCCCAGCGTGTCGTCGGCCGTGAGTACGTCGTCCGGGGCTCGCTGTCGGTCGACGAGTACGGCGCCAACCTCAACGCCGACACGTTCGCCGAGGCCGACGACGATCCGGCCGAGCGTGCGAGCGCGCTGCTCCGGGAGGCCCAGCCATGA
- a CDS encoding DNA-3-methyladenine glycosylase family protein: MEQGYIDVASLPGGLDLQATVESGQSYLWDREDDRMYERDAASGGDAWYWTTIRPEGEPVVVRVRQADGRLAWESTVDAEPVLRELLGLDDDLGAIRETAPADAVVEEAYDAYWGMRIVRDPVFPTLISFICSAQMRVGRIHGMQQALRREFGEPVAFDGETYHAFPTPEALAGATEAELRELSLGYRAPYVQRTAELVATGEVDPDDARGREYEAAREFLTQFVGVGEKVADCVLLFSLDYLEAVPLDTWIRTTIEEYYPDCERGNYTETSRAIRAALGGEYAGYTQTYLFHYLRSGGRDH, encoded by the coding sequence ATGGAGCAGGGATACATCGACGTGGCGTCGCTGCCTGGTGGCCTGGACCTCCAGGCGACCGTCGAGAGCGGCCAGTCGTATCTGTGGGACCGCGAGGACGACCGGATGTACGAACGTGACGCCGCAAGCGGCGGTGACGCCTGGTACTGGACGACGATACGTCCCGAGGGCGAGCCGGTCGTCGTCCGCGTTCGCCAGGCGGACGGTCGGCTGGCGTGGGAGTCGACGGTCGACGCGGAACCGGTGTTGCGAGAACTGCTCGGGCTGGACGACGACCTCGGAGCGATCCGTGAGACGGCGCCCGCCGACGCCGTCGTCGAGGAGGCATACGACGCCTACTGGGGTATGCGGATCGTCCGCGACCCGGTGTTTCCGACGCTGATCTCGTTTATCTGCTCGGCTCAGATGCGGGTCGGTCGGATCCACGGGATGCAGCAAGCGCTGCGTCGGGAGTTCGGCGAACCGGTCGCGTTCGACGGCGAGACGTACCACGCGTTCCCGACGCCCGAGGCGCTCGCAGGAGCGACCGAGGCCGAACTCAGAGAGTTGAGTCTCGGCTACCGCGCGCCGTACGTCCAGCGGACGGCCGAACTGGTCGCCACCGGCGAGGTCGACCCCGACGACGCCCGCGGTCGGGAGTACGAGGCGGCCCGCGAGTTCCTGACCCAGTTCGTCGGCGTCGGCGAGAAGGTCGCCGACTGCGTGCTGTTGTTCTCGCTGGACTACCTGGAGGCCGTCCCACTCGACACCTGGATCCGGACGACTATCGAGGAGTACTACCCTGACTGCGAGCGGGGCAACTACACGGAGACCTCCCGTGCCATCCGGGCGGCACTCGGCGGCGAGTACGCCGGCTACACGCAGACGTACCTCTTCCACTACCTCCGGTCGGGCGGGCGAGACCACTGA
- a CDS encoding NAD(P)/FAD-dependent oxidoreductase codes for MTDSPEHRRLIVAGSGIAGLTAAIYAARSNNDPLVLEGDEPGGQLTLTSEVENYPGFPEGLSGPDLINRMKEQAERFGTEIEHGIVTAIDDSDRPFRVELRDGTVYTCDAFIAASGASARTLGVPGEDDLMGYGVSTCATCDGAFFRGEDMLVVGGGDAAFEEAHFLTKFADTVYLAHRREEFRAEDYWIDKVQKKVDSGDIEIMRNTELLEIHGSAEDGVDHVTLARNETGYPSENLDDPDTETFDFDVGAVFMAIGHTPNTDYLADTGVQLDDTGYIVAKGGKGGGQTATDVPGLFGAGDVVDYHYQQAVTAAGMGSKAALDADDYLEDEVDAAAEAAAEADD; via the coding sequence ATGACAGATTCGCCAGAACACCGGCGCCTCATCGTCGCCGGATCGGGTATCGCCGGACTGACAGCCGCCATCTACGCCGCGCGCTCGAACAACGACCCGCTCGTCCTGGAGGGTGACGAACCGGGCGGACAGCTCACCCTGACCAGCGAAGTCGAGAACTACCCCGGCTTCCCCGAGGGATTGTCGGGGCCGGACCTCATCAACCGGATGAAAGAGCAGGCCGAGCGGTTCGGCACCGAGATCGAGCACGGGATCGTCACGGCAATCGACGACAGCGACCGCCCCTTCCGGGTGGAACTGCGTGACGGAACCGTCTACACCTGCGACGCGTTCATCGCGGCCTCCGGTGCGAGCGCCCGGACGCTGGGCGTCCCCGGCGAGGACGACCTGATGGGCTACGGCGTCTCGACGTGTGCGACCTGTGACGGCGCGTTCTTCCGCGGCGAGGACATGCTCGTCGTCGGCGGCGGCGACGCCGCCTTCGAGGAGGCCCACTTCCTGACGAAGTTCGCCGACACCGTCTACCTGGCCCACCGCCGCGAGGAGTTCCGCGCGGAGGACTACTGGATCGACAAGGTACAGAAGAAAGTCGACTCGGGCGACATCGAGATCATGCGCAACACCGAGTTGCTGGAGATCCACGGCTCGGCCGAGGACGGCGTCGACCACGTCACCCTCGCGCGAAACGAGACGGGCTACCCCTCCGAGAACTTAGACGACCCCGACACGGAGACGTTCGACTTCGACGTGGGTGCAGTGTTCATGGCGATCGGGCACACGCCCAACACCGACTACCTCGCAGATACCGGCGTCCAACTGGACGACACCGGCTACATCGTCGCCAAGGGCGGCAAGGGCGGCGGACAGACGGCGACGGACGTTCCGGGGCTGTTCGGCGCGGGCGATGTCGTCGACTACCACTACCAGCAGGCCGTCACGGCTGCGGGGATGGGGTCGAAGGCGGCGCTGGACGCCGACGACTACCTCGAAGACGAGGTCGACGCGGCGGCCGAGGCCGCCGCGGAAGCCGACGACTGA
- a CDS encoding translation initiation factor IF-2 subunit beta — MEYDDMLDRAIEESPEIDGTSERFEVPDPEVRQEGNVTVFENFQQVCRRLDRDPDHVMQFLQNDVGTSGHIDESGRARLTGEFDAGRVANAVGEYVDEYVLCPECGLPDTRLEREQGAIIRRCEACGARSPVEN, encoded by the coding sequence ATGGAGTACGACGACATGCTCGACCGGGCGATCGAGGAATCACCGGAGATCGACGGGACTTCGGAACGGTTCGAGGTGCCCGACCCGGAGGTCAGGCAGGAGGGGAACGTCACCGTCTTCGAGAACTTCCAGCAGGTCTGTCGTCGACTCGACAGAGACCCCGACCACGTGATGCAGTTCCTCCAGAACGATGTCGGGACGAGCGGCCACATCGACGAGAGCGGCCGGGCGCGGTTGACCGGCGAGTTCGACGCCGGCCGCGTCGCGAACGCCGTCGGCGAGTACGTCGACGAGTACGTCCTCTGTCCCGAGTGTGGACTGCCGGACACGCGGCTCGAACGTGAACAGGGTGCGATAATCCGCCGGTGTGAGGCGTGCGGCGCACGCTCTCCGGTCGAGAACTAG
- a CDS encoding acylphosphatase — translation MARTRAHVYVSGRVQGVYYRATTRETAREQGVDGWVTNLDDGRVEAVFEGSEDDIEAMLDFCHEGSKRANVTDVEVTYEDPEGLDGFEVRW, via the coding sequence ATGGCTCGCACTCGCGCACACGTGTACGTCTCCGGTCGTGTCCAGGGTGTCTACTACCGCGCGACGACCAGAGAGACCGCACGGGAGCAGGGCGTCGACGGCTGGGTGACGAACCTCGACGACGGCCGGGTCGAGGCGGTCTTCGAAGGGAGCGAAGACGACATCGAGGCGATGCTCGACTTCTGTCACGAGGGGAGCAAGCGGGCGAACGTCACCGATGTCGAGGTCACCTACGAGGATCCCGAGGGCCTGGACGGCTTCGAGGTCCGCTGGTAG
- the hflX gene encoding GTPase HflX: protein MTARQSTERAVVAKRVDSGTAETTEINDLARAAGYEIAGEITQTRTEDPAYHMGEGKVVRLSNVVAREEATVVIFDNQLGPYQTYNIGNKLPTGVRVIDRFRLIIEIFGQRAQTRKAQLQVELAELRYELPRAEAKASLAKRDERPGFMGLGEYDESREEDIKKQIARINDELESIEETEQHRREQRRESGFDLVALAGYTNAGKSTLLRRLAADLEIDENEDLHPDLDTTAESEDRLFTTLGTTTRRAEVGKREVLVTDTVGFIQNLPHWLVESFKSTLDSVYRADLVLLVVDISESVEEIREKLVTSHDTLYERNEAPIVTVLNKTDAVDDEEVERKKAALSALAPNPVAVSAREGTNVEELAVRIDDELPDYESERLVLPMTDDTMSLVSWIHDHAHVESVDYGDQVVIEFEARPAVVEQSRSRAGDLVGASA from the coding sequence GTGACAGCGAGACAGTCAACCGAACGCGCCGTGGTGGCAAAGCGGGTCGACAGCGGAACCGCCGAAACCACGGAGATCAACGATCTCGCACGGGCTGCCGGCTACGAGATCGCCGGAGAGATCACACAGACACGGACCGAGGACCCCGCCTACCACATGGGCGAGGGGAAGGTCGTCCGGCTGAGCAACGTCGTCGCACGCGAGGAAGCGACGGTCGTCATCTTCGACAACCAACTCGGTCCCTACCAGACGTACAACATCGGGAACAAGCTCCCGACCGGCGTCAGAGTGATCGACCGATTCCGGCTCATCATCGAGATCTTCGGCCAGCGGGCACAGACCCGGAAGGCACAGCTTCAGGTCGAACTGGCGGAGTTGCGCTACGAACTCCCGCGGGCCGAGGCGAAGGCGAGCCTGGCCAAACGCGACGAGCGCCCCGGGTTCATGGGGCTGGGCGAGTACGACGAGAGCCGCGAGGAGGACATCAAAAAGCAGATCGCCCGGATCAACGACGAACTCGAATCCATCGAGGAGACCGAGCAACACCGGCGCGAGCAGCGCCGGGAGTCGGGCTTCGATCTGGTCGCCCTGGCTGGTTACACCAACGCCGGGAAGTCCACACTGTTGCGACGGCTCGCGGCCGACTTAGAGATCGACGAGAACGAGGACCTCCACCCCGATCTGGACACGACCGCCGAGAGCGAGGATCGCCTGTTCACGACGCTTGGAACCACCACCAGGCGCGCCGAGGTCGGGAAACGGGAGGTACTGGTCACCGACACCGTCGGGTTCATCCAGAACCTGCCCCACTGGCTCGTCGAGTCGTTCAAGTCGACGCTCGACTCCGTGTACCGGGCCGACCTCGTCCTGCTCGTCGTCGACATCTCCGAGTCCGTCGAGGAGATCCGCGAGAAACTCGTGACGAGCCACGACACCCTGTACGAGCGCAACGAGGCACCGATCGTCACCGTCCTGAACAAGACCGACGCGGTCGACGACGAGGAGGTCGAGCGCAAGAAGGCCGCGCTCTCCGCGCTGGCGCCGAACCCCGTGGCAGTCAGCGCCCGCGAGGGGACCAACGTCGAGGAACTCGCCGTACGCATCGACGACGAACTCCCCGACTACGAGTCGGAACGACTCGTCCTCCCGATGACCGACGACACCATGAGTCTCGTCTCTTGGATCCACGACCACGCCCACGTCGAGTCGGTCGACTACGGCGACCAGGTCGTCATCGAGTTCGAGGCCAGGCCCGCCGTCGTCGAGCAGTCCCGGTCGCGGGCCGGCGACCTCGTCGGGGCGTCCGCGTAG
- a CDS encoding DUF555 domain-containing protein, with translation MDCRVVVEAAVPVYDVATSDEAVRIAISKTGEMLNPDLNYVEINMGERQCPHCGETIEPAFIAADESLVALELEMTVFNVERDEHAARIARKEIGQRLENIPLEVLDITEIEPDDDESSEDDASDDEASEDDASDDEASEDDASDDEDVLPEFEELIDE, from the coding sequence ATGGACTGTAGAGTCGTCGTCGAGGCCGCGGTCCCCGTCTACGACGTGGCGACCAGTGACGAGGCCGTCCGGATCGCCATCTCCAAGACAGGGGAGATGCTGAACCCGGATCTCAACTACGTGGAGATCAACATGGGCGAACGCCAGTGTCCCCACTGTGGCGAAACGATCGAACCCGCCTTCATCGCGGCCGACGAGAGCCTCGTCGCACTCGAACTGGAGATGACCGTCTTCAACGTCGAGCGTGACGAACACGCCGCACGGATCGCCCGGAAGGAGATCGGGCAACGGCTCGAAAACATCCCGCTTGAAGTGCTCGACATCACGGAGATCGAACCCGACGACGACGAATCGAGTGAGGACGACGCCAGCGACGACGAGGCGAGTGAGGACGACGCCAGCGACGACGAGGCGAGTGAGGACGACGCCAGCGACGACGAGGACGTGTTACCGGAGTTCGAGGAGCTCATCGACGAATAG
- a CDS encoding 2,5-diamino-6-(ribosylamino)-4(3H)-pyrimidinone 5'-phosphate reductase, whose amino-acid sequence MHVVVNAAMSADGKLSSRRREQIAISGADDFDRVDRLRADSDAVMVGVGTVLADDPSLTVDDPDRQAARTSEGKPANPARVVADSRVRTPPDARLLDDQAATYLLVSEAAPTDFIEEMEEAGAYVIATGEDRVDLTTALAKLEGEGVDQLMVEGGGELIAGLFAEGLVDELSVFVGPTIIGGRDAPTLADGDGFVEEFPALTLQSVERVDDGVLLRWTV is encoded by the coding sequence ATGCACGTCGTCGTCAACGCCGCCATGAGCGCGGACGGCAAGCTCTCCTCCCGGCGTCGCGAACAGATCGCCATCTCCGGAGCGGACGACTTCGACCGTGTCGATCGACTCCGCGCGGACAGCGACGCCGTCATGGTCGGCGTCGGGACGGTACTGGCCGACGACCCGTCGCTGACTGTCGACGATCCCGATCGGCAGGCGGCCCGAACGAGCGAGGGCAAGCCCGCCAACCCCGCCCGCGTCGTCGCCGACTCGCGAGTCCGGACGCCGCCGGACGCACGGCTGCTCGACGACCAGGCGGCGACCTACCTGCTGGTCAGCGAGGCCGCGCCGACGGACTTCATCGAGGAGATGGAGGAGGCCGGCGCCTACGTCATCGCGACCGGCGAGGACCGGGTCGACCTGACCACGGCGCTGGCGAAGCTCGAAGGCGAAGGGGTCGATCAGCTCATGGTCGAAGGCGGCGGCGAACTCATCGCCGGCCTCTTCGCGGAGGGGCTGGTCGACGAACTGTCGGTGTTCGTCGGCCCCACGATCATCGGCGGGCGGGACGCGCCGACACTGGCGGACGGCGACGGGTTCGTCGAGGAGTTCCCGGCGCTGACACTCCAGTCGGTCGAGCGCGTCGACGACGGTGTCTTGCTCCGCTGGACCGTCTGA
- a CDS encoding FUN14 domain-containing protein, which translates to MVEFNLQQLGLEAGGGALIGGIIGFAAKKVAKLVAIIVGLELALFKFLETRGILEVNWTAIGGAAQNATQGGGAAAGQPPSWIVSLLSALPVSAGFATGFFVGFKKG; encoded by the coding sequence ATGGTCGAGTTCAACCTCCAGCAGTTGGGGCTCGAAGCAGGCGGTGGCGCCCTCATCGGTGGGATCATCGGGTTCGCCGCCAAGAAGGTCGCGAAGCTCGTCGCGATCATCGTCGGCTTGGAGCTGGCGCTGTTCAAGTTCCTCGAAACCCGCGGGATTCTCGAAGTCAACTGGACGGCCATCGGTGGAGCCGCACAGAACGCGACGCAGGGTGGCGGCGCGGCGGCCGGGCAGCCCCCGTCCTGGATCGTCTCGCTGCTCTCTGCACTACCGGTCAGTGCGGGTTTCGCGACCGGCTTCTTCGTCGGGTTCAAGAAGGGATGA
- a CDS encoding NAD(P)H-hydrate dehydratase — protein sequence MLTGSEMAVVDANAAALGVPRKQLMESSGHALAREIREHVDPGATVTVVAGRGNNGGDALVAARFLDAYDLRTCLLGRPETITTDIARENWDALGRAEYPTEQVRDSTSFGLADPDLVVDAMLGTGIAGDLREPAATAARAMNDSDATVLSVDVPSGLDAETGTLAETAVDADHVVTFHDTKPGLDDLDATVTVADIGIPDAAELFVERGDLLRLDRDPASHKGDNGEVLIVGGGPYTGAPALAAQSALRGGADLVRVACPERIAREIQGYSENLIVLPYDGDRLAPEHVDWLADRADAHDTLVLGPGLGDADETLDAVAELLGRFDGTAVVDADALQVVPEVDTDADLLCTPHQGELLGMGGETSDDWRERTDLVESFAAELGVTLLVKGPYDIVSDGDRTRVGRTGNPGMTVGGTGDVLAGLTGALACVQAPLDAAALGAYANGAAGDRVVDDRGNGLVATDLLDAIPTVLWGGADD from the coding sequence ATGCTCACCGGTTCCGAGATGGCCGTCGTCGACGCAAACGCCGCGGCGCTGGGGGTCCCGCGCAAACAGTTGATGGAGTCCTCGGGGCACGCGCTCGCACGCGAGATCCGCGAGCACGTCGACCCCGGCGCGACGGTCACGGTCGTCGCCGGCCGCGGAAACAACGGCGGGGATGCGCTCGTAGCTGCCCGATTTCTCGACGCGTACGACCTGCGGACCTGTCTGCTGGGCCGGCCCGAGACGATCACGACCGACATCGCCCGGGAGAACTGGGACGCGCTCGGGCGGGCCGAGTATCCGACCGAGCAGGTCCGGGACTCCACGTCGTTCGGGCTGGCCGACCCGGATCTGGTCGTCGACGCGATGCTCGGCACGGGTATCGCCGGCGACCTCCGGGAACCGGCGGCGACGGCCGCCCGCGCGATGAACGACAGCGACGCGACGGTGCTGTCGGTCGACGTTCCCTCCGGCCTCGACGCCGAGACGGGGACCCTCGCCGAGACCGCGGTCGACGCCGACCATGTCGTCACCTTTCACGACACCAAGCCGGGCCTGGACGACCTGGACGCGACTGTGACGGTCGCCGACATCGGCATCCCCGACGCGGCCGAACTGTTCGTCGAGCGCGGTGACCTCCTCCGTCTCGATCGGGACCCGGCCAGCCACAAGGGCGACAACGGCGAGGTACTGATCGTCGGCGGCGGCCCTTACACCGGTGCGCCGGCGCTGGCTGCACAGTCGGCGCTCCGGGGCGGCGCGGACCTCGTTCGCGTGGCCTGCCCGGAACGGATCGCACGGGAGATCCAGGGATACAGCGAGAACCTCATCGTCCTGCCGTACGACGGTGACAGGCTCGCGCCCGAGCACGTCGACTGGCTGGCCGACCGTGCCGACGCCCACGACACGCTCGTCCTCGGTCCCGGGCTCGGTGACGCCGACGAGACGCTGGACGCGGTCGCCGAGCTGCTGGGGCGGTTCGACGGGACCGCCGTCGTCGACGCCGACGCGCTACAGGTAGTCCCAGAAGTCGACACCGACGCCGACCTGCTCTGTACGCCCCATCAGGGCGAACTCCTGGGGATGGGCGGCGAGACGAGCGACGACTGGCGTGAACGGACCGATCTCGTCGAGTCGTTCGCCGCCGAACTGGGCGTGACGCTGCTGGTCAAGGGACCGTACGACATCGTCTCGGACGGCGACCGGACCCGCGTGGGGCGGACCGGCAACCCCGGGATGACCGTCGGCGGGACCGGCGACGTGCTGGCGGGACTGACCGGGGCGCTCGCCTGCGTCCAGGCCCCGCTCGACGCGGCGGCGCTCGGGGCCTACGCCAACGGCGCGGCCGGTGATCGCGTCGTCGACGACCGCGGGAACGGGCTGGTCGCGACGGATCTGCTGGACGCGATTCCGACGGTGCTGTGGGGAGGCGCCGACGACTGA
- a CDS encoding transcription initiation factor IIB, giving the protein MSETKTTTNTRSRERVEPEQREHEQEDTCPECGGDLVTDTEHGETVCGDCGLVVEEDEIDRGPEWRAFDSSEKDRKSRVGAPTTNMMHDKGLSTNIGWQNKDAYGRSLSAEQRQKMQRLRTWNERFRTRDSKERNLKQALGEIDRMASALGLPQNVRETASVIYRRALSEDLLPGRSIEGVATSALYAAARMAGSPRSLDEMARVSRVDKMELTRTYRYIVRELNLEVQPADPEHYLPRFVSDLDLSDETERRARQLVENARKGGLLSGKSPVGLAAAAVYAAALLTNEKVTQSEVSEVANISEVTIRNRYKELLEAEDLSA; this is encoded by the coding sequence ATGAGTGAGACAAAGACGACTACCAACACCCGATCCCGAGAACGCGTAGAGCCCGAGCAGCGAGAGCACGAACAGGAAGACACCTGTCCGGAGTGTGGCGGCGACCTCGTCACCGATACCGAACACGGCGAGACAGTCTGTGGAGACTGTGGCCTGGTCGTCGAGGAAGACGAGATCGACCGCGGCCCCGAGTGGCGTGCCTTCGACTCCTCGGAGAAAGACAGGAAGTCCCGCGTCGGTGCCCCGACGACGAACATGATGCACGACAAGGGACTCTCGACCAACATCGGCTGGCAGAACAAGGACGCCTACGGGCGGTCCCTCTCGGCCGAGCAGCGCCAGAAGATGCAGCGCCTGCGCACCTGGAACGAACGGTTCCGCACGCGTGACTCGAAAGAGCGCAACCTCAAACAGGCCCTGGGCGAGATCGACCGCATGGCCTCGGCGCTGGGGCTGCCCCAGAACGTGCGTGAGACCGCAAGCGTCATCTACCGACGGGCGCTCAGCGAGGACCTGCTCCCCGGCCGCTCGATCGAGGGCGTCGCGACCTCCGCGCTGTACGCCGCCGCACGGATGGCCGGCAGTCCGCGCTCGCTCGACGAGATGGCGAGGGTCTCCCGCGTCGACAAGATGGAGCTCACGCGGACGTACCGATACATCGTCCGTGAACTGAACCTGGAGGTCCAGCCCGCCGACCCCGAGCACTACCTGCCGCGGTTCGTCTCGGACTTAGACCTCAGCGACGAGACCGAACGCCGTGCCCGGCAACTCGTCGAGAACGCCCGTAAAGGCGGGTTGCTCTCAGGGAAATCGCCGGTCGGCCTAGCGGCTGCCGCGGTGTACGCGGCGGCACTGCTGACCAACGAGAAGGTGACCCAGAGCGAGGTCAGCGAGGTGGCGAACATCTCCGAAGTCACCATCCGAAACCGCTACAAGGAACTGCTGGAAGCCGAGGATCTGTCGGCCTGA